In Ardenticatenales bacterium, a single genomic region encodes these proteins:
- the mazG gene encoding nucleoside triphosphate pyrophosphohydrolase has product MQIARIEREGITIVGLGPGGGEFLTRQAWEALATADHIFLRTARHPAVADLPPVPRTSFDNIYEAADDFSDVYRQITAEIMRQAATGPVCYAVPGHPAVGEASVAHIRAAAEAADIPVTIIAGLSFIEPTLTALHLDGLDGLQLGDAIEVADRLFPPLNPDAPALLAQVYSPLLANNLKLALNAIYPDEHRVALVHAAGISAERVEWLPLYEIDRSPHINHLTSLFLPPLPRASSLAALAETVAILRSPDGCPWDQEQTAQSLRPGFIEEMAEVLEALDLDDAELLREELGDLLFHIVIQAQIASEDGSFTLGEVIAGIESKLKRRHPHVWGDWHVNDAGDVIRNWEALKAEEKAHRTTQTASLLDNIPPTLPSLAQSQKIQARVRKIGFDWPHIDGVFAKLDEEKQELMTASTRREQEQELGDILFVTANLANWMKLDAETALREANLRFSRRFRQMEAAANRQALDLATASLDTLNQLWEEAKATLAAAYEASEEKA; this is encoded by the coding sequence ATGCAGATAGCACGGATTGAACGTGAGGGCATCACAATTGTCGGACTCGGCCCTGGCGGTGGTGAATTCCTGACACGACAGGCATGGGAGGCACTGGCAACAGCGGACCATATCTTCCTGCGTACGGCGCGCCATCCGGCGGTAGCGGACCTGCCTCCGGTTCCACGCACGAGTTTCGACAACATCTACGAGGCGGCGGACGACTTCAGCGATGTTTATCGCCAGATTACGGCGGAGATCATGCGCCAGGCAGCCACCGGACCGGTTTGCTACGCTGTCCCCGGTCATCCGGCGGTGGGCGAGGCCAGCGTCGCACACATCCGCGCCGCGGCGGAAGCAGCCGATATTCCCGTGACCATCATCGCAGGCCTGAGCTTCATTGAGCCAACGCTCACGGCCTTGCACCTGGACGGGCTGGACGGGCTGCAATTGGGGGATGCCATTGAAGTGGCCGATAGGCTCTTCCCGCCGCTCAACCCAGATGCGCCCGCCCTGCTGGCGCAGGTTTACAGTCCGCTGCTGGCGAATAATCTCAAACTGGCATTAAACGCGATCTATCCTGACGAACATCGCGTGGCTCTGGTACATGCTGCCGGCATTTCCGCGGAGCGCGTAGAGTGGTTGCCCCTGTATGAAATTGACCGCAGCCCTCACATCAACCACCTGACTTCCCTTTTCCTCCCTCCCCTGCCCCGCGCCAGCAGCCTGGCAGCCCTGGCGGAAACGGTAGCCATTCTGCGCAGCCCCGATGGTTGCCCCTGGGACCAGGAGCAAACAGCCCAGAGCCTGCGCCCCGGGTTCATCGAGGAAATGGCGGAGGTGTTGGAGGCGCTGGACCTGGACGACGCCGAGTTGCTACGCGAAGAACTTGGCGACCTGCTCTTCCACATTGTCATCCAGGCGCAGATTGCCAGCGAGGATGGTTCGTTTACGTTGGGGGAGGTCATTGCCGGCATCGAGTCCAAGCTCAAACGTCGCCACCCCCATGTCTGGGGAGATTGGCACGTCAACGACGCCGGTGACGTCATCCGCAACTGGGAAGCACTAAAAGCGGAAGAAAAAGCACACCGCACCACCCAAACCGCCTCACTTCTGGACAACATTCCTCCCACCTTGCCATCTTTAGCCCAATCGCAGAAAATACAGGCACGTGTAAGAAAAATCGGCTTTGATTGGCCGCATATCGACGGCGTCTTTGCCAAACTGGACGAAGAAAAACAGGAGCTGATGACCGCTTCCACGCGCCGCGAACAAGAGCAAGAATTGGGAGATATTTTGTTCGTGACCGCGAACCTGGCAAATTGGATGAAGCTAGATGCGGAAACAGCCCTGCGTGAAGCAAACCTTCGCTTCAGCCGTCGCTTTCGCCAGATGGAAGCAGCCGCGAATCGCCAGGCATTAGACCTGGCAACGGCAAGTCTGGACACGCTAAACCAGTTGTGGGAGGAGGCCAAAGCCACTCTGGCCGCGGCCTATGAAGCATCGGAGGAAAAAGCGTGA
- the rpsI gene encoding 30S ribosomal protein S9, whose protein sequence is MFEGFEGKQYYEGIGRRKRSSARVRVYPEGTGAFVVNGKDVKDYFPRFGDYETLVGPLTDTSMQGQMDVSVLVQGGGITGQTSAVRLGLARALVKYDEEMRPQLRAEGHLTRDPRIKERKKPGLKRARKAPTYTKR, encoded by the coding sequence ATGTTTGAAGGTTTCGAAGGAAAACAATACTACGAAGGCATTGGCCGCCGCAAGCGTTCATCGGCGCGCGTGCGCGTCTATCCTGAAGGCACAGGCGCATTTGTCGTCAACGGCAAAGATGTGAAGGATTACTTCCCCCGCTTTGGCGACTACGAAACTCTGGTTGGGCCGCTGACGGATACCTCCATGCAAGGGCAAATGGACGTGAGCGTGCTGGTTCAGGGCGGCGGCATAACAGGACAAACCAGCGCCGTGCGCCTGGGTCTGGCCCGCGCACTCGTCAAATATGACGAAGAAATGCGCCCACAGTTACGTGCCGAAGGCCACCTGACGCGCGACCCACGCATCAAGGAACGGAAGAAGCCTGGTCTGAAGCGCGCGCGCAAGGCACCGACCTACACCAAGCGTTAA
- the rplM gene encoding 50S ribosomal protein L13 translates to MNKTFVTKPAEVERQWYVVDAEGQTLGRLATRIATILRGKHKPIFSPSVDCGDYVIVVNAEKIRVTGRRLEQKRYYRYSGYPGGLSEISLRDQLQRFPTRVITAAVKGMLPKNVLGRQMLRKMKVYAGPNHPHAAQNPQPLEF, encoded by the coding sequence ATGAACAAGACATTTGTAACCAAGCCCGCGGAAGTAGAACGACAGTGGTACGTCGTCGATGCCGAAGGCCAGACCCTCGGTCGTCTGGCAACCCGTATCGCCACCATTTTGCGCGGGAAACACAAACCGATTTTCAGCCCCTCGGTTGATTGCGGCGACTACGTGATCGTCGTCAACGCCGAAAAGATTCGCGTCACGGGTCGGCGACTGGAGCAGAAACGCTATTATCGCTACTCCGGTTATCCGGGTGGCTTGAGTGAGATTTCATTGCGTGACCAGTTGCAGAGATTCCCCACGCGCGTTATCACCGCGGCGGTAAAGGGGATGCTGCCCAAAAATGTCCTGGGCCGCCAGATGCTGCGCAAAATGAAGGTCTATGCAGGTCCCAACCATCCGCACGCTGCCCAGAACCCGCAGCCGCTGGAGTTCTAG
- the truA gene encoding tRNA pseudouridine(38-40) synthase TruA produces MQRFRALIAYDGTHYFGFQRQRVGQVTIQSTLEDALSALADAPVTITGAGRTDSGVHALGQVISFDLAWRHGEEALRRALNVNLPADIVVKQVEITPPDFHPRFDARRRAYRYQIFNHPVRSPIHHRYSWHVSQPLDVSRMNAAAAILLGSHDFATFGLPPQGTNTVRELFQAHWQQETDLLTFTIEANAFLYRMVRSLVGSLKLVGVGAWTEDTFATALHGRDRKYITTVAPPNGLFLVSVTY; encoded by the coding sequence ATGCAACGGTTTCGCGCTCTGATTGCGTACGACGGTACACACTATTTTGGCTTCCAACGCCAACGAGTAGGCCAGGTAACCATTCAGAGCACGCTGGAAGATGCGCTCTCAGCATTGGCAGACGCGCCTGTGACGATCACGGGCGCGGGACGAACAGACAGCGGCGTCCACGCATTGGGCCAGGTGATCAGTTTTGACCTGGCCTGGCGACATGGTGAAGAGGCTTTGCGGCGCGCGTTGAACGTGAATTTGCCGGCAGATATCGTCGTCAAACAAGTCGAAATCACCCCCCCCGACTTCCATCCTCGTTTCGACGCCCGCCGCCGCGCCTATCGCTACCAGATATTCAATCATCCCGTGCGCAGCCCCATTCACCATCGCTACAGTTGGCACGTCAGCCAACCGCTCGATGTGTCTCGCATGAACGCTGCCGCCGCCATCTTGCTCGGTTCACATGACTTCGCTACATTCGGTCTGCCCCCACAGGGCACAAACACGGTGCGCGAACTCTTCCAGGCTCACTGGCAACAAGAAACCGATCTGCTCACATTCACAATTGAGGCAAACGCCTTTCTCTATCGCATGGTCCGCAGCCTGGTTGGCTCCTTGAAGCTAGTCGGCGTGGGCGCATGGACAGAGGATACGTTTGCCACGGCACTGCACGGGCGCGACCGCAAATACATTACCACTGTCGCCCCGCCCAATGGACTTTTCCTGGTTTCAGTTACCTACTGA